One Acidiferrobacter thiooxydans DNA window includes the following coding sequences:
- the fabG gene encoding 3-oxoacyl-ACP reductase FabG produces MSDRALAPRRALVTGASGAVGAAICRRLAADGCHVLCHAHTRSADAARLVSELTTLGTTAELCVFDLADRHAVAAALAPFLAEAPIQILVHNAGVCDDAVLAGMTAAQWRRPLDVSLDGFFHVTRPLLLPMIRTRWGRIINVTSVAGLIGNRGQANYAAAKAGLHAAGKSLALEVASRGITVNSVAPGIIATPMSHVFGPADIARLVPMGRAGECREVADLIGFLASDQAGYITGQVISINGGMI; encoded by the coding sequence GTGAGCGATCGGGCGCTCGCGCCGCGCCGCGCGCTCGTGACCGGTGCCAGCGGCGCCGTGGGTGCGGCGATCTGCCGCCGCCTGGCGGCGGACGGCTGTCACGTCCTCTGTCATGCCCATACGCGGAGCGCGGACGCCGCGCGCCTGGTCTCTGAGCTCACCACCCTCGGTACCACCGCCGAGCTCTGTGTCTTTGATCTCGCGGATAGGCACGCCGTGGCCGCGGCCCTCGCCCCGTTCCTGGCCGAGGCCCCCATCCAGATCCTTGTGCATAATGCCGGCGTATGCGACGACGCGGTGCTGGCGGGCATGACGGCGGCGCAATGGCGGCGCCCGCTCGATGTCTCCTTGGATGGGTTTTTTCATGTGACAAGGCCCTTGCTCTTGCCCATGATCCGCACGCGCTGGGGGCGCATCATCAATGTCACGTCGGTCGCCGGCCTTATCGGCAATCGCGGTCAGGCCAATTACGCGGCCGCCAAGGCGGGCCTGCATGCCGCCGGCAAATCGCTGGCGCTCGAGGTCGCAAGCCGCGGGATTACCGTCAATTCGGTCGCCCCGGGCATCATTGCCACGCCCATGAGTCACGTCTTCGGCCCCGCCGACATCGCCCGCCTCGTCCCCATGGGCCGTGCCGGCGAGTGCCGCGAGGTGGCCGATCTCATCGGTTTCCTGGCCTCGGATCAGGCCGGTTATATCACCGGACAGGTCATTTCCATCAACGGCGGCATGATCTAG
- a CDS encoding hydroxymethylpyrimidine/phosphomethylpyrimidine kinase has translation MVFAGNDPTGGAGLQADAEALMSMGCHAAPVVTAITVQDTFGLKGFAALEPGLVAEQARAILEDMPVAAFKVGMVGSLANLTAIAEVIADYPSIPAVIDPVLASGRGDPLSDEPLEDGFRSLLCPLATLITPNSREARRLVPEADSLEACAQGLMSLGSRYVLITGTHEPTEAVINLLYGNRQFLERFSYRRLPGEYHGSGCTLASSCAAVLAQGLEPVNAIVQALEYTHKTLEAAWSLGMGQQLPDRLFWAREDEADRD, from the coding sequence ATGGTTTTTGCGGGCAATGACCCGACCGGTGGCGCCGGCCTTCAGGCCGACGCCGAGGCGCTCATGAGCATGGGCTGCCATGCCGCCCCGGTGGTCACGGCCATAACGGTGCAGGATACCTTCGGTCTGAAGGGTTTCGCGGCCCTGGAGCCCGGCTTGGTGGCCGAGCAAGCCAGGGCGATCTTGGAGGACATGCCGGTCGCGGCCTTCAAGGTCGGCATGGTCGGGAGCCTCGCCAACCTGACGGCGATCGCCGAGGTCATAGCAGACTACCCGAGCATCCCGGCGGTCATCGACCCGGTGCTCGCGAGCGGCCGGGGAGATCCGTTGAGCGACGAACCCCTGGAGGATGGATTCCGTTCGCTCCTCTGTCCGCTCGCGACCCTGATCACGCCGAACAGCCGCGAGGCCCGGCGCCTGGTCCCGGAGGCCGATAGCCTAGAGGCCTGCGCCCAGGGCTTGATGTCGCTCGGCTCGCGTTACGTCCTCATCACCGGCACTCACGAACCCACCGAGGCGGTGATAAACCTGCTTTACGGAAATCGACAGTTCCTCGAGCGTTTTTCCTACCGGCGTCTGCCGGGCGAGTATCACGGTTCGGGCTGTACGCTGGCATCGAGCTGTGCCGCAGTCCTGGCCCAGGGCCTGGAACCGGTGAACGCCATCGTCCAGGCCCTGGAATACACGCACAAGACCCTGGAGGCCGCCTGGTCGTTGGGCATGGGGCAGCAGCTGCCCGACCGCCTGTTCTGGGCCCGGGAAGACGAGGCCGATCGAGATTGA
- a CDS encoding 3-hydroxyacyl-ACP dehydratase FabZ family protein gives MADEALLAFPADHPAFPGHFPGDPIVPGALLLDEVLAVVCAARGLAYESLRVGSAKFLHPVRPGQEVQLRWRDSGPGLLDVRLFLADRPVAVATLSSHAAPP, from the coding sequence ATGGCTGACGAGGCGCTCCTTGCCTTTCCCGCCGATCATCCGGCCTTCCCCGGCCATTTCCCGGGTGACCCGATCGTGCCCGGCGCGTTACTCCTGGACGAGGTGCTGGCGGTCGTGTGCGCGGCCCGCGGGCTTGCCTACGAATCCCTGCGCGTGGGCTCGGCCAAGTTCCTGCACCCGGTCCGGCCCGGACAAGAGGTCCAGCTCCGCTGGCGGGACTCCGGGCCGGGCCTCCTCGACGTCCGCCTTTTCCTGGCGGATCGTCCCGTGGCCGTGGCCACCCTCTCGTCACACGCTGCGCCCCCATGA
- a CDS encoding transposase DNA-binding-containing protein yields MPSPIPGGWAGPEFGEARPNARLQTRLLSLAHGFYARATASLTYACGGRATIKAAYRTHRA; encoded by the coding sequence ATGCCGTCCCCGATCCCGGGTGGATGGGCGGGGCCGGAGTTTGGCGAGGCGCGCCCCAATGCGCGACTGCAAACCCGTCTCCTGTCGCTGGCGCATGGCTTTTATGCCCGGGCCACGGCCTCTCTGACCTATGCCTGTGGCGGTCGCGCCACAATCAAGGCCGCTTACCGAACCCACAGGGCTTAG
- a CDS encoding sensor domain-containing diguanylate cyclase, translated as MTTVANDIADALAMPDLTYRRLLEMIPMPIAIFSGAGAVFVNTAACVLMEAESAQELLGLPPTAFVHPLDSAIVENRMRKLEEGALLNAPVALRLLTRRGRLRRIMTSSARITVGGQLLIAVISTDDTMRYEAEDRLKENEENFQRLFESTQDVYYRTDADGVVLKVAPAVRRVLGYEPEEIVGRRAEDYYPSPSEREPLKKALREHGKVQDFEGRMVRRDGVIIDISISSYALYGPTGQFLGVEGIYRDISDRKNLERELRRLATSDSLTGIANRRAFLEQASDCLRRAARYEKDVVLFIADLDHFKMVNDRYGHVAGDGVLQAFAAAVAPELRDTDFFGRLGGEEFGILLHEVRRKEAQHVAERIGESARSLRFAAADGQQYGITVSIGATRNHRDDRGIERLLARADMALYAAKEAGRDCIRWSEP; from the coding sequence GTGACCACTGTTGCCAACGACATTGCCGATGCGCTTGCGATGCCAGATCTGACTTATCGCAGGCTCCTCGAAATGATTCCCATGCCGATCGCGATCTTCTCGGGCGCGGGGGCGGTCTTCGTGAATACGGCGGCATGCGTTTTGATGGAGGCCGAGTCGGCGCAGGAGCTTCTGGGTCTGCCGCCGACCGCGTTCGTGCATCCTTTGGATAGCGCCATTGTCGAGAATCGCATGCGCAAGCTCGAAGAAGGCGCGCTGCTGAACGCTCCGGTGGCGCTCAGGCTCCTTACGCGCCGCGGTCGATTGCGCCGCATCATGACCTCCAGCGCGCGTATTACAGTCGGCGGCCAATTACTGATCGCCGTCATATCCACGGACGATACCATGCGTTACGAGGCCGAAGATCGCCTAAAGGAGAACGAGGAGAACTTTCAGAGGTTGTTCGAAAGCACGCAAGATGTGTACTACCGAACGGATGCCGACGGCGTGGTTCTCAAGGTCGCGCCTGCGGTGCGCCGCGTACTGGGCTACGAGCCCGAGGAGATCGTGGGTCGGCGCGCGGAGGACTACTATCCCAGCCCGAGCGAGCGTGAACCACTGAAAAAGGCCCTGCGGGAACATGGAAAGGTGCAGGACTTTGAGGGTCGCATGGTACGCCGTGACGGAGTCATCATCGATATATCGATCAGCAGTTATGCCCTTTATGGGCCCACCGGACAGTTCTTGGGGGTCGAGGGCATCTATCGCGACATAAGCGATCGCAAGAATCTCGAAAGGGAGCTGCGTCGGCTCGCCACAAGCGACAGCCTGACCGGGATAGCCAACCGCCGGGCCTTTCTCGAACAGGCCAGCGATTGCCTGCGGCGCGCGGCGCGTTACGAGAAGGATGTCGTGCTTTTCATCGCGGACCTGGACCACTTCAAGATGGTGAACGACCGTTACGGGCATGTCGCGGGTGACGGGGTATTGCAGGCGTTCGCCGCGGCGGTGGCGCCTGAGTTACGTGACACGGATTTTTTCGGGCGTCTCGGCGGTGAGGAGTTTGGCATCCTGCTGCATGAGGTCCGCCGCAAGGAGGCGCAACATGTCGCCGAGCGTATCGGGGAATCCGCCCGCAGCCTGCGATTCGCCGCCGCCGACGGCCAGCAATACGGTATCACGGTCAGCATAGGAGCGACCCGGAACCATCGCGATGACCGGGGTATCGAACGGCTCCTGGCGCGCGCCGATATGGCGCTCTACGCCGCCAAGGAGGCAGGCCGCGACTGCATACGCTGGTCGGAGCCCTAG
- a CDS encoding M48 family metallopeptidase: MRAYALVRSRKRRTLCLQISPSGALRVLAPAATHQADVEAFLKAKTPWIERTLRRLGEAPKPAPFADGLTLRHLDEPIVLRLQYRAGPPSVRRDGDVLWVAAAGEDAARAAVEFWYREAARHHALARIIHFAPLVGRAPKQIRIGSQKTRWGSCSARGTISLNWRLMLVPADLFDYVIAHELCHLIAPHHKPSFWRELARVMPDYEVRRLTLRDLGARLSL; this comes from the coding sequence ATGAGGGCCTACGCGCTGGTGCGCAGCCGCAAGCGCCGTACCCTATGCCTCCAGATCAGCCCGTCCGGCGCCCTGCGTGTGCTGGCCCCGGCGGCCACCCATCAAGCCGACGTCGAGGCCTTCCTCAAGGCCAAGACACCGTGGATCGAACGCACCTTGAGGAGGCTTGGCGAGGCCCCAAAGCCTGCCCCGTTTGCGGATGGGCTGACCCTGCGGCATTTGGACGAGCCCATCGTACTGCGGCTTCAGTACCGCGCAGGGCCCCCGTCGGTGCGTCGCGATGGCGATGTGCTGTGGGTCGCGGCCGCCGGCGAGGATGCGGCGCGCGCCGCCGTGGAGTTCTGGTATCGGGAGGCCGCGCGCCACCACGCCCTGGCACGCATCATCCATTTTGCGCCGCTCGTCGGCCGGGCCCCCAAGCAGATCCGCATCGGCAGCCAAAAGACCCGCTGGGGCAGCTGCTCGGCGCGCGGGACTATCAGCCTGAACTGGCGGCTCATGCTCGTCCCCGCCGACCTGTTCGATTATGTGATTGCCCATGAACTCTGCCACCTGATCGCCCCGCACCACAAGCCCTCCTTCTGGCGGGAACTGGCGCGCGTCATGCCCGACTATGAGGTCCGACGCCTGACGTTACGCGACCTGGGGGCGCGGCTTTCGCTATGA
- the apaG gene encoding Co2+/Mg2+ efflux protein ApaG, with product MMSKSEHRIEVGVKTAYLDNQSAPEANRYVFAYTITITNTGSVPARLLTRHWIITDANNKVQEVRGDGVVGEQPYLEPGMSFEYTSGAMIETPVGSMRGSYQMVADDGTHFDADIPAFSLSIPRTLH from the coding sequence ATGATGAGCAAAAGCGAGCATCGCATCGAGGTGGGCGTAAAGACCGCCTATCTGGACAACCAGTCGGCCCCCGAGGCCAACCGCTACGTCTTTGCCTACACGATCACGATCACCAATACCGGATCAGTGCCAGCACGACTCCTGACACGTCACTGGATCATCACCGACGCCAACAACAAGGTCCAGGAGGTGCGTGGCGACGGGGTGGTCGGCGAACAGCCCTACCTGGAGCCTGGCATGAGCTTCGAATACACAAGCGGCGCGATGATAGAGACGCCCGTAGGGAGCATGCGCGGGAGCTACCAGATGGTAGCCGACGACGGGACGCATTTCGATGCCGACATCCCGGCGTTCTCCTTGAGCATCCCGCGCACCCTGCATTAG
- a CDS encoding NAD(P)/FAD-dependent oxidoreductase, whose protein sequence is MATACDVFVIGGGPGGTTAGALLAERGYQVVIAEKDRHPRFHIGESLLPANLPLLERLGVGEAVRAIGMVKWGVEFLSPWHTKARQEFLFADAWNKDMPYAYHVPRADFDAILFRNAAAKGATTHEGCRVQDVVFSGSGDGARIRTRHADGGVEDFTARFVIDASGRDTFLGRRLHTKRRNPRHNSSALYGHFRGAVRNSGREEGHISLFWFEHGWFWFIPLADGITSVGAVVWPYYLNTRTGPVGDFFRETLALCPPLAERLADATLVSEVQATGNFSYGCEHSHGTNHLLVGDAFSFIDPVFSSGVMLAMHGGFLAADAVDTCLKRPGEAARALRAYDRALRQGLRTYAWFIYRVNHPSMRDLFMGPRNIFRVQEALLSVLAGDIFADTPVWGSLAAFKALYYLHALRHLRRSVRTLLQRRLLHRRSAGASVAAESE, encoded by the coding sequence ATGGCAACGGCATGCGATGTATTCGTGATCGGCGGGGGACCGGGCGGCACCACCGCCGGCGCGCTGCTCGCCGAGCGCGGTTATCAGGTGGTAATCGCCGAAAAGGACCGCCACCCGCGGTTTCATATCGGCGAGTCCCTGCTTCCGGCCAACCTGCCGTTGCTGGAGCGCTTGGGCGTGGGCGAGGCGGTGCGCGCCATAGGCATGGTGAAGTGGGGGGTGGAATTCCTGTCCCCCTGGCATACGAAGGCCCGCCAGGAATTCCTGTTCGCTGACGCCTGGAACAAGGACATGCCCTATGCCTATCACGTGCCGCGCGCGGACTTTGACGCCATACTGTTTCGCAATGCGGCCGCCAAGGGGGCAACGACTCACGAGGGCTGCCGGGTGCAGGACGTGGTCTTTTCCGGGAGCGGCGACGGCGCGCGGATACGGACGCGGCACGCCGACGGGGGTGTCGAGGACTTCACGGCCCGGTTTGTGATTGACGCATCCGGGCGCGACACCTTTCTCGGTCGCCGCCTTCACACCAAACGGCGCAACCCCCGGCACAACAGCTCCGCGCTCTATGGGCACTTCCGGGGGGCGGTCCGAAACAGCGGCCGGGAAGAGGGACATATCTCGCTCTTCTGGTTCGAACACGGGTGGTTCTGGTTCATCCCCCTGGCCGACGGCATCACGAGCGTCGGCGCCGTGGTCTGGCCCTATTATCTGAACACCCGGACAGGGCCCGTGGGGGACTTCTTCCGGGAGACGCTGGCATTGTGTCCGCCGCTCGCCGAACGACTGGCCGATGCCACACTCGTCTCGGAGGTGCAGGCAACCGGTAATTTCTCGTACGGATGCGAACACTCCCATGGCACGAACCACCTCCTCGTAGGCGATGCCTTTTCGTTCATCGACCCGGTATTCTCCTCGGGCGTCATGCTGGCCATGCACGGCGGCTTTCTGGCCGCCGACGCCGTCGACACCTGCCTGAAAAGACCGGGGGAGGCCGCGCGCGCACTGCGCGCCTATGATCGCGCGCTGCGCCAGGGATTGCGCACCTATGCGTGGTTCATCTACCGCGTGAACCATCCAAGCATGCGCGACCTTTTCATGGGACCGCGCAACATCTTTCGCGTGCAGGAGGCCCTGTTATCGGTGCTTGCCGGGGACATCTTCGCCGATACCCCCGTATGGGGCTCGCTGGCGGCCTTCAAGGCCTTGTATTATCTGCACGCCCTGCGGCACCTGCGCCGGTCCGTTCGCACCCTGCTGCAACGCCGGCTCCTGCACCGGCGTTCCGCGGGCGCATCTGTCGCCGCCGAAAGCGAATGA
- the hemL gene encoding glutamate-1-semialdehyde 2,1-aminomutase, producing MTASHRAFMRARSVIAGGVNSPVRAFKGVGGEPIFMQRGEGAYLFDVDGRRYIDYVGAWGPLILGHADADVTRAVADAAARGLAFGAPTEGETELALEVRALMPGLERLRFVSSGTEATMTALRLARAVTGRDKVVKFEGGYHGHPDSLLVKAGSGALTLGVPTSPGVPAALAAHTLVARFNDADSVGALFAQHGNDIAAVIVEPVAGNMNCVPPVAGFHERLRALCDQYGALLIFDEVMTGFRVAAGGAQALFGIRPDLTTLGKIIGGGLPVGAVGGPAALMDQLLPDGPVFQAGTNSGNPVAMAAGLATLKKLKAPGFYETLSQRVAALTVGLSEAAARHGVAFTTNAVGGMFGLFFAEGPVRYYDDVMRADADRFRRFFHGLLGLGVYLAPSAYEAGFVSAAHTPADISATVAAAEQVFSRLSGP from the coding sequence ATGACTGCAAGCCATCGCGCCTTCATGCGCGCCCGATCCGTCATCGCCGGCGGCGTCAATTCGCCCGTGCGCGCCTTCAAGGGCGTGGGAGGGGAACCGATCTTCATGCAGCGTGGAGAAGGTGCCTACCTGTTCGACGTCGACGGCCGGCGCTATATCGACTATGTCGGCGCTTGGGGCCCGCTCATCCTGGGTCATGCGGACGCTGACGTGACGCGCGCGGTGGCCGATGCCGCGGCCCGCGGGTTGGCCTTTGGCGCGCCCACCGAGGGGGAGACCGAGCTTGCCCTCGAGGTCCGCGCCCTGATGCCGGGCCTGGAGAGGCTGCGCTTCGTCAGTTCCGGCACCGAGGCCACCATGACCGCCTTGCGTCTGGCGCGCGCCGTCACCGGACGCGATAAGGTGGTCAAGTTCGAAGGTGGCTATCATGGCCACCCCGATTCCCTGCTGGTGAAGGCCGGCTCGGGCGCGCTCACGCTTGGGGTGCCCACCTCCCCCGGGGTGCCCGCGGCGCTCGCCGCCCACACCCTCGTCGCGCGCTTCAACGACGCGGATTCTGTGGGCGCGCTTTTTGCCCAGCACGGCAACGACATCGCCGCTGTCATCGTCGAGCCGGTCGCGGGCAACATGAATTGCGTGCCCCCGGTCGCCGGCTTTCATGAACGCCTCAGGGCCTTATGCGACCAATATGGCGCGCTGCTCATCTTCGATGAGGTCATGACCGGTTTCCGGGTGGCCGCGGGCGGCGCGCAAGCCCTGTTTGGCATCCGGCCGGATCTCACCACGCTCGGCAAGATCATTGGCGGCGGCCTGCCGGTCGGTGCCGTGGGTGGTCCTGCCGCGCTCATGGATCAGCTGCTCCCCGATGGCCCGGTATTCCAGGCCGGGACCAATTCCGGGAACCCGGTGGCCATGGCGGCCGGTCTTGCCACCCTGAAAAAACTCAAGGCCCCTGGGTTCTATGAGACCCTAAGCCAACGGGTCGCGGCCTTGACCGTCGGGCTCTCGGAGGCCGCCGCGCGCCACGGTGTTGCGTTCACCACCAACGCCGTCGGCGGCATGTTCGGCCTGTTCTTCGCCGAAGGCCCGGTACGTTATTATGACGACGTCATGCGCGCCGATGCCGACCGCTTCCGGCGCTTCTTTCATGGCCTCCTCGGTCTAGGTGTGTATCTTGCGCCATCGGCGTATGAGGCCGGTTTCGTATCCGCGGCCCACACGCCTGCGGATATCAGTGCCACGGTGGCTGCCGCCGAGCAGGTGTTCTCGCGGCTTTCGGGACCCTGA
- the thiE gene encoding thiamine phosphate synthase — MKVAGLYVVTDAACCRPEGLARVRAALLGGARVVQLRCKGAGLAIDTAQALVTMGHAFGVPVLVNDDVELASAAGADGVHLGRDDATVEAARARLGPRAIIGVSCYADLDRARDLARRGADYLAFGSFYPSRTKPNAVRADLSLLTAARPLGKPLVAIGGILPENGRALIAAGASALAVVDGVFGHNDIRGAARAYQRLFEDTV; from the coding sequence TTGAAGGTTGCCGGACTGTATGTGGTCACCGACGCCGCCTGCTGCCGGCCCGAGGGCCTAGCGCGCGTGCGCGCGGCCTTGCTGGGCGGTGCGCGGGTCGTGCAGTTGCGATGCAAGGGCGCCGGCCTTGCCATCGATACCGCCCAGGCCCTGGTCACCATGGGCCATGCCTTTGGAGTCCCCGTGCTCGTCAACGATGATGTCGAGCTCGCCTCTGCGGCGGGCGCCGACGGCGTGCATCTCGGGCGTGACGATGCCACCGTGGAGGCGGCGCGTGCGCGGCTCGGGCCACGGGCGATCATCGGTGTCTCGTGTTACGCGGATCTCGACCGGGCGCGGGATCTGGCCCGGCGCGGGGCGGATTATCTGGCGTTTGGAAGCTTTTACCCGTCACGCACCAAACCTAACGCCGTGCGTGCCGACCTCTCGCTGTTGACGGCCGCCCGTCCGCTTGGCAAGCCGTTGGTGGCGATCGGCGGGATATTGCCGGAGAATGGGCGCGCCTTGATCGCGGCCGGCGCCTCGGCGCTCGCGGTCGTCGACGGGGTCTTCGGGCACAACGACATCAGGGGCGCGGCCCGCGCCTATCAACGGCTTTTCGAGGATACCGTATGA
- a CDS encoding glycosyltransferase family 2 protein has product MPTASATHLVLIPSYDPGPKVYETVAEALRYWAPVWVVVDGSTDGTAEGLVEMARHHADLLVIVEPYNRGKGAAVLAGLTRARAEGYTHALCMDSDGQHPASLIPAFMQASGAQPKAMILGVPVFAADAPRARVYGRRLSNLFTDIETLGHHIGDSLFGFRVYPIAPLFRIMSARRSMRRFDFDPEAAVRLFWEGVTVCNIDAPVRYLRKTEGGISHFHYVRDNLLLTGMHIRLIFGLLYRLPRLLRPGARPRSCRR; this is encoded by the coding sequence ATGCCCACCGCTTCCGCGACCCATCTGGTGCTGATCCCAAGCTACGACCCGGGCCCGAAGGTCTATGAGACCGTGGCCGAGGCCTTGCGCTACTGGGCCCCGGTATGGGTGGTCGTGGACGGTAGTACCGACGGCACCGCTGAAGGGCTCGTCGAGATGGCGCGTCATCATGCGGATCTTCTTGTCATCGTCGAACCGTATAATCGCGGAAAGGGTGCAGCCGTGCTGGCGGGTCTTACGCGCGCGCGCGCCGAGGGCTATACCCACGCCCTGTGCATGGACTCCGACGGCCAACATCCGGCATCCCTCATTCCGGCCTTCATGCAGGCCTCGGGCGCGCAGCCCAAGGCCATGATCCTGGGGGTTCCGGTATTCGCGGCCGATGCCCCGCGGGCGCGCGTTTACGGGCGGCGCCTCTCGAACCTGTTTACCGACATAGAAACCCTCGGACACCATATCGGCGACTCGCTGTTTGGATTTCGTGTCTACCCGATCGCACCGCTCTTTCGGATCATGAGCGCGCGCCGCTCCATGCGCCGATTCGACTTCGATCCGGAAGCGGCGGTGCGCCTCTTCTGGGAGGGGGTCACGGTCTGCAATATCGACGCCCCGGTCCGCTATCTGCGCAAGACCGAGGGCGGCATCTCGCACTTTCATTATGTGCGCGACAACCTGCTGCTCACCGGCATGCATATACGCCTGATCTTCGGGCTCCTCTATCGCCTGCCACGCCTGCTCCGGCCCGGCGCGAGACCTAGATCATGCCGCCGTTGA
- the trhA gene encoding PAQR family membrane homeostasis protein TrhA yields the protein MNIHPQESRAIGIDAQDPGAPLWQAQGAREAVLGETGDRPQSRAEERANAAIHALGAVLALAAGAALVERAAHTGSPLKMWCAAVSSATMMVVFTVSAIYHILPAGILKDRFQRLDRMMIAVFMAGSYTPVALLMVHAAIGTLLCVIEWGLATLAVALLWGDPGRYACRSEQLYRIMGWITILAARPFFRHTPPAVLAALGLAVTCYGAGVALLVRDRARYLHAAFHLLTLVGGGLQFWAISRVVIS from the coding sequence ATGAACATCCATCCGCAGGAGTCGCGCGCGATCGGGATCGACGCGCAGGACCCGGGTGCGCCCCTGTGGCAGGCCCAAGGGGCCCGGGAAGCGGTCCTGGGCGAGACCGGCGATCGCCCGCAATCACGTGCCGAGGAGCGGGCCAATGCCGCGATCCACGCGCTCGGCGCGGTATTGGCGCTGGCTGCGGGCGCGGCCCTCGTCGAGCGCGCGGCGCACACCGGCAGCCCCCTCAAGATGTGGTGCGCCGCGGTCTCGTCTGCGACCATGATGGTCGTGTTTACGGTATCGGCGATCTACCACATCCTGCCGGCCGGCATCCTGAAGGACCGCTTCCAACGTCTGGACCGGATGATGATCGCGGTGTTCATGGCCGGGAGCTACACCCCGGTGGCCTTGCTCATGGTCCATGCCGCGATCGGGACGCTGCTATGCGTCATCGAGTGGGGGCTGGCCACGCTCGCGGTGGCGCTTCTGTGGGGAGACCCTGGGCGCTACGCGTGCCGCTCCGAGCAACTTTATCGCATTATGGGCTGGATCACGATCCTCGCCGCCCGCCCATTCTTCCGGCATACCCCGCCCGCCGTGCTCGCGGCCCTGGGTCTGGCGGTGACCTGCTATGGCGCGGGTGTCGCCCTGCTGGTGCGCGACCGCGCGCGGTACCTGCATGCGGCATTTCATCTCCTGACCCTGGTCGGCGGCGGCCTGCAGTTCTGGGCGATCAGCCGGGTCGTGATATCGTGA
- a CDS encoding rubredoxin, whose protein sequence is MNANPPKVYMCVICGFLYEEEKGLPEHGIPPGTRWKDVPENWTCPDCGATKDEFEMIEI, encoded by the coding sequence ATGAACGCCAATCCCCCGAAAGTGTATATGTGCGTCATTTGCGGTTTCCTGTACGAAGAGGAGAAGGGGCTACCGGAACACGGAATCCCGCCGGGCACGCGCTGGAAAGACGTCCCCGAAAACTGGACCTGTCCGGACTGCGGGGCCACCAAGGACGAATTCGAGATGATCGAGATATAA
- the hemH gene encoding ferrochelatase, with amino-acid sequence MTSPRTAVVLCNLGGPDSLEAVEPFLRNLFSDPDIFQFPAAAFTQGLFARLVAWRRREEASRGYAALGGASPIGANTQDQAWALEQALADLKARVFVCMRYWHPLTGEVVAALKAGGFARVVLLPLYPQYSLTTSGSARNEFLRACARLHYSPDVRFIDSWYEEPDYLDGIAAAIGREAQRFSVPDPARISLLLSAHGVPQRLIRQGDPYQRGIEETARLVRARLAWPRVTLCYQSRVGPLEWLRPYVDDVIREQGREGVDQILVYPIAFVSDHIETLYELGMTYARLAREAGVREYHVVPALNADPALIRALSRLVRTALREER; translated from the coding sequence ATGACCAGTCCTCGCACCGCTGTCGTTTTGTGTAATCTGGGCGGCCCCGATTCCTTGGAGGCCGTAGAGCCGTTTCTGCGCAATCTGTTCTCCGATCCCGACATCTTCCAGTTTCCGGCCGCGGCTTTCACCCAAGGCCTCTTCGCGCGGCTCGTCGCATGGCGGCGGCGCGAGGAGGCAAGCCGCGGCTACGCGGCCCTTGGCGGGGCCTCGCCCATAGGCGCCAATACCCAAGACCAGGCGTGGGCGCTCGAGCAGGCCCTGGCCGACCTCAAGGCGCGGGTCTTCGTGTGCATGCGCTACTGGCATCCATTGACCGGTGAGGTCGTGGCCGCGCTCAAGGCCGGGGGGTTCGCGCGCGTCGTGTTGTTGCCTTTGTATCCGCAATACTCGTTGACCACGAGCGGCAGCGCGCGTAACGAGTTTCTGCGCGCATGCGCCCGGCTCCACTACAGTCCGGATGTCCGCTTCATCGATTCCTGGTACGAAGAGCCGGATTACCTGGACGGGATCGCGGCCGCCATAGGTCGGGAGGCGCAACGATTCAGTGTCCCGGATCCGGCGCGCATCAGCCTGCTATTATCGGCCCACGGTGTCCCGCAGCGCCTCATACGGCAGGGCGATCCCTATCAGCGCGGGATCGAGGAGACCGCCCGCCTGGTGCGCGCGCGTCTTGCCTGGCCGCGCGTGACGCTCTGCTATCAGAGTCGCGTTGGGCCGCTGGAGTGGCTGCGGCCCTATGTCGATGATGTCATCCGTGAGCAGGGGCGCGAGGGCGTCGACCAGATCCTCGTGTATCCGATCGCGTTCGTGTCCGATCACATCGAGACCCTCTATGAACTCGGGATGACCTATGCTCGGCTCGCTCGCGAGGCCGGCGTCCGGGAGTATCATGTGGTGCCGGCCCTTAACGCCGACCCGGCGCTCATCCGTGCGCTGTCGCGCCTCGTGCGTACCGCCCTTAGGGAAGAGAGGTGA